The DNA sequence CTAGTAAAGTCCCTTTTGAGGAGCATGGCAACTCAAGATTGGCCTGTGTCAGCTCACAGCTAGTGCATCCCCTCTGAGTGACACCACAGCCAGCCTAAGGATCCCCAGCTACAGTATGCCAGTTCCCTCAACACAGGGCTGAAGACGAGGCTCTGCTCTAAAAAGCAGCTTTCACAGAGTGTCCCTTTCTTCCTGATGAAGATGGCAGGAAGTCTTCCTTCCTGATGTTCATCCCACTGGAGCCCAAAAGTCAACCCAGATTCTTTTTTGGGATTAACTACAGGATTAACTGTTTTCCAGGGAAAAGGTAATTTTGTCAGTTCCATTAATGATACGCTATTCAGAAGAGAATCTACCTCAGCTTTTCCTAACGTTGTTTTTAGATTTATGAATTGGGGCCTCTAAAAAAATGATGATTTGCGTTGCCATTTCAGTCAGCAACCAGGACTTGACATATACCCAGAATACCAAGAGAGCGAACAAGAAAGTGCCACCTTTATAGGGGCTATCATCTATCACAATCACAATTTGCTTATCGGAAATCAGGTACATTTTCTTTATCATCTGTCCCACCACAATGCAATTGAGAAGAAAGGGAGAGTCACACTGTGTCCATTGCTGTTACAGCCTATAGCAATGAAGTTACTAGATATAATGATCTATTTCCCAGCTATTCACAAGCATGTTCTTCAGGGAACTGAGGTCCCATGCAGCTGAATTCCATAAATAACATGTAGTTTGAATGACCCCGGTTGCTTAGCACTCTTAGGTGCAGGTTTGGAAagtgctttgcctttgcctcccAGGATGAGAACAGGAGAAAGACAATTAGTTTATTCTCTAAGGATAATTTTAACTgtgttccctcctcccctctctctaAGCCTAGGAGTGATTATGTTTATGCTGAAGAGGGAGTTACATAGCAGCCCCTTGTATTTCTGCCCCCCATTTGACCTATCCACTTCCACTGTACCACATGTAAGAATAGCATCAGCACATACATGGAGGTGCCCTGTAAGGATGTACAATTACAAGCACCAgtatatattaaataataaataccatATATTGGTCAGCTTAACGGACTCTTACcatgttcatttatttctgtaaaaatgtgTATGGGGATCAGGTggggctcctcttgcacctccctCATCCCTTGTGAGTACTTCAGAATAGCTCCAGAGGAGACCACTGTTTGTGGAACATACTTTGGATGGACATACAGGCCTTAGGAGCGCACCTAACTCTGAAAGCATGGCACAGATTGCAAATGCCATGATTTTACCACACAAAGTAAAACGTTGTCCTCCCCACTGAAATTCCAGAGTGTACCTCCAGCTGGAAAGTGTGCTTGGGGGACCCATCCTGGTTGTACGTGAGTTTTCCCAAGGAGGAAATTATTTCCTCTTCAGAAGCATCTTTCAtatccttaaaaaaggaaaatgagaaaaggatGACATTTCCATCattccagagagaaaaaaacatgacaACAGCCCTAGCGGCTGTTGCAGTCTCAGTCACAAGTTCCAGGGCACGCAGTACAAAGAACCAGCAGCCTAACTAAAGGAGACCAAAAAAGGAGTCCTTCAAAGTGACTCACTGCAAAGGATTAAAAAAGGAACTCACATAGATAGCAAAGTTCTTCGGAGCATTCATGATCTCTTCTGTTTGCAGCTCTGCTTTGGAAATGTGAGCCAGCATCACAGCAAGAGGGTAGATGACTCTGAACAGCTTTATCATGATGTAACCCTGCAATCCATCCATGGCTCAGTAGTTTTCTTGGTCATTATCCCACTGAAACAAGGCACAACCGTGATCTAGATAGTAAGAAACAGACTCTATGCAAGATGCTCTTGTGGCATAGAAATCCTAGGATCCAAGGCCGCCAACAAAATGAGGAAAGGGAGGCTAATTGTTGCTAAATGAAGGCTAAACGTACACACGCAGGTCTTGTGTATTTTTTATACCCTCCACTGAGGATATTCTTGACACTGGATTATcaatatgggatttttttctagATGATGGAACTCTTTAGTGGAGACACGGTCAAATAGGATGAGTTCACAGGACTTTCACACTTCATACAGGTTGTCTCAGACCTCTCTCTGCCACATCTGGTAAACATAACAACCTCTGCCTGTCTGACATGGGATCTCCAGATGGAAGCACAGCTACATACAGCCCACAGCCTTGCAGGTGTGAAAGGAGACAACGTAGCTTGCGTTTTCACTCGAGCCtgctctatatatatatatgccttcACGGCAAAGGTGCAGGCATCTGAGGGTAACTCAAGCACACACCGAACTTGTGCATCTTGTGCAATGTGAATCAAATCAAACAGGCCTGTTCAAGTGCTGTCTGGGCCTCAGCTACTCAGTACTTTAACTCAATAATAGAGTTGTCCAGCCAttcatttaaaaagcagttttcctttaaatgtGCAACATAAATGAAATGCCAGCTGATATTACTAAATGACAAAAAGCTCAAGCACTTAAAAGCCATAAAATGCATTTCCAAAAACATCAGTTCTCTCAAAAACACATTATTCTTATGAGCTATAAGAAGCACATATTTCATAACAACAGTAATGGAATTTGCACACAATTTTATCAAAATTCAACACTACATACTTTCTTTGTTGTGAAACACAAACAAACTCTTTCTCAAGAAGCAGCAATTATCAGCCTGTTCTCAGAAATGCCTCACCAGTGGATATCACTTCTCTAAAAGCCGCTCTTTAAAGCCACTGGTCACAGCTGAAGTTAAGTCAAAGGCAATGGTCTTATGTTTGAGGGGCATATTAAATATGCATGAAGTTAGAGGTCCTGCACTTTCTCTCCCATCTTTGGTTTCTCTAAGTGGCATAGCAGGGACTACAGTTTCACTCTAACAGTCATAATTATTTAaatgttggtgggtttttttttttttttggaattaagtTAGAGAGTTTATTAAACTATCCCAGGTTTGTTTCAATTCAAAGCTGTTCTGGAATATGTTTTGGCTTTCCTTTTTGAGTCCTCCCTAAAGAGCAAGATATTTTCTCTTTACACCTTGCTGCCAAGATCCGAATTTGTAGTTTCTATATTTCCCTGGTAACAGCTAGTGATGTCATAAATTCACTAAGTGGTATAGGGAGACGTTATGCTCTGTGCAGCCATGAAAGTCTAGAGGAGAACAGAAGGATTTGGAGTGATCCTCAGGTTTAATTATTTCTTGGCAGTGAAAGGGGCAGAGGTACCTACTCTTATTTGTAGTGTCTCAATCTTGAACCTTTTGTGAGCTCAGTAGGCTGATAAGGGTTTTCTAAGTAAGGTTGGTATCTGAAATGCACTCTCAGCTTTTTGTTTGGCGCTAGTGTAGCTGTCAACCGGCTCAGAACTGACAGCAAGCTCTGCTTCCATGCACATCACCATTGCTAACAGAGACCAGTGAGCTCCTCTGAATGTCAAAACCCTTAGCAGGGCTTGGTGGCTGGTCCCTGGTCCCCGATCACCCTGGACTACTCTGTCATGACACTCTGCTGTGTCATTATAGGAACTTTGAGATATGAGGGAACAAAGAGAGCAGGTGTAATGCCCTGATTTCTTACCTGGAAACGACATACAGGGA is a window from the Struthio camelus isolate bStrCam1 chromosome 6, bStrCam1.hap1, whole genome shotgun sequence genome containing:
- the LOC138067705 gene encoding SUN domain-containing protein 3-like; this translates as MDGLQGYIMIKLFRVIYPLAVMLAHISKAELQTEEIMNAPKNFAIYDMKDASEEEIISSLGKLTYNQDGSPKHTFQLEDSWWWKREEARVKKEEKI